One stretch of Pedobacter riviphilus DNA includes these proteins:
- a CDS encoding DEAD/DEAH box helicase, whose protein sequence is MVIIPRTACKAFEAKAVKLGITKISLSPVPFDHDYIIIEQTEQIKNALIHLVTEIFEGGEIEVLIGTKSLLGEGWDAPAINSLILASFVGSFVSSNQMRGRAIRTQNGNMGKTGNIWHLVTIDPTAKTGGDDFALLKRRFKSFVGVSFKQEPGIENGVNRLNLSENISQVAEAEKKNIEMFAYAADRENLKQRWKTALEVGLNLVEEIKIPFREEQEYQEVKAMYLNKTIANLLATLGSGLAGFGLQSLEILLRGGRYFKSSHDLYTLLGIIGTIGMLIFGRLTYKTLTLYIKYRDISKDIYQIGQALLSALIKAGVIQTDTSQIYVQSEIDQYGAIFCHLAGGTTFEKSTFINALQEVIAPIDNPRYVIIRKNKFMLFVKQKDYHAVPEVIGRNKNLAEHFKYQWELCVGACDLIFTRSIEGRKLILQSRIKSLAAQFQSKVEHVNKWR, encoded by the coding sequence ATGGTAATTATACCAAGAACCGCATGTAAAGCATTCGAAGCAAAAGCAGTTAAACTGGGTATTACAAAAATCAGCTTATCTCCTGTTCCTTTCGATCATGATTATATCATTATTGAGCAAACAGAACAGATTAAAAATGCCTTGATCCACCTCGTAACCGAAATTTTTGAGGGAGGAGAAATTGAAGTATTGATCGGAACAAAATCTTTACTCGGTGAAGGATGGGATGCCCCAGCCATCAATTCATTAATATTAGCGAGCTTTGTTGGCTCTTTTGTTTCTTCCAATCAGATGCGCGGCAGAGCCATCAGAACACAAAATGGAAATATGGGTAAGACCGGAAATATCTGGCATCTGGTTACAATCGATCCCACAGCCAAAACAGGAGGAGATGACTTCGCTCTCTTAAAAAGGCGCTTTAAAAGTTTCGTTGGCGTTTCCTTTAAACAGGAACCGGGTATTGAAAACGGGGTGAACAGATTAAATTTATCCGAAAACATTAGCCAGGTAGCAGAAGCAGAGAAAAAGAATATAGAAATGTTTGCCTATGCTGCCGATAGAGAAAATTTAAAACAACGTTGGAAGACTGCGCTCGAAGTGGGCTTAAATCTTGTTGAAGAAATTAAAATCCCATTTCGGGAAGAACAAGAATACCAAGAAGTTAAAGCCATGTACCTGAATAAAACAATTGCCAACCTTTTGGCTACTTTGGGCTCGGGTTTGGCTGGGTTTGGGCTGCAAAGCCTGGAAATCCTTCTTAGAGGAGGTAGGTATTTCAAATCGTCACATGATTTGTACACTCTGCTAGGCATTATTGGTACTATAGGGATGCTCATATTCGGTCGGCTAACCTACAAAACCCTAACACTTTATATTAAGTACCGCGACATTTCAAAAGATATTTATCAAATTGGACAAGCACTTTTGAGTGCATTAATTAAGGCAGGAGTAATCCAAACCGATACTTCACAAATTTATGTGCAAAGTGAGATAGACCAATATGGTGCCATTTTCTGCCATCTAGCAGGCGGAACCACTTTCGAAAAATCGACTTTTATTAATGCACTACAAGAAGTAATTGCACCTATTGATAATCCACGTTACGTAATTATCAGAAAAAACAAATTTATGCTGTTTGTAAAGCAGAAAGATTATCATGCTGTACCAGAGGTTATTGGAAGAAATAAAAACCTGGCCGAACACTTTAAATATCAATGGGAACTATGTGTAGGTGCTTGCGATTTAATATTTACCCGTAGCATCGAAGGCAGAAAATTGATCTTACAATCAAGAATAAAATCATTGGCAGCACAGTTTCAAAGTAAAGTAGAGCATGTAAATAAATGGAGATAG
- a CDS encoding DUF2806 domain-containing protein, whose protein sequence is MGKGNMKIPNKIFFVYIADKILLSIMQNPLIITGKPLEKLITLIGEGIGSLYEPTKIRRKADAEAYRIEKIAEAKAKGLIISSKAELTIAEKAHNRVVIQEIDRQINIEDIAQKTVKYLKESDVPEDIDQDWKTRFFNKAKDISNDEMQEIWANILANEIDKPGKTSIRTLEVLSNLSQKEGKIFEMFCSFSFDHVGIYHPPGGEIYKKFGLRYSDLQILRSARLIHSADNLVSLLPLYEGVNGCFISRGDKMYVLIPGTNKDLTFDVTQLTQEGLELMNIIKTPKDDSYFNSFLADCKISRKIEFREATDEDLKYLNLE, encoded by the coding sequence ATGGGAAAAGGGAACATGAAGATACCTAATAAAATATTTTTTGTCTATATTGCTGACAAAATATTGCTCTCGATAATGCAAAATCCCTTAATTATAACCGGAAAACCTCTTGAAAAACTTATTACACTCATTGGTGAGGGCATCGGTAGTTTATACGAACCAACAAAAATAAGACGCAAAGCAGATGCCGAAGCATATCGAATTGAAAAGATTGCAGAAGCTAAGGCAAAAGGTCTAATTATTTCATCTAAAGCTGAACTAACAATAGCAGAAAAGGCTCACAATAGGGTAGTGATTCAGGAGATAGATCGTCAAATAAATATCGAAGATATTGCACAAAAGACTGTAAAGTACCTTAAAGAATCGGATGTGCCTGAGGATATCGATCAAGATTGGAAAACCCGTTTTTTCAATAAGGCAAAAGATATTTCAAATGATGAAATGCAAGAGATATGGGCAAACATTCTCGCAAATGAAATAGATAAACCTGGAAAAACAAGTATTAGAACGCTAGAAGTTCTAAGTAATCTCTCTCAAAAAGAAGGTAAAATATTTGAAATGTTTTGCTCATTTTCTTTTGATCACGTTGGAATTTATCACCCTCCAGGAGGTGAAATTTACAAAAAATTCGGATTAAGATATTCTGATTTGCAAATCTTAAGATCGGCCCGTTTAATTCATTCAGCTGACAATCTCGTGTCTCTCCTACCCCTATATGAAGGTGTTAATGGCTGTTTTATTTCGCGTGGAGATAAGATGTATGTTCTTATTCCTGGCACTAATAAAGACTTAACTTTTGATGTTACACAACTAACTCAAGAAGGATTAGAATTAATGAACATCATTAAAACACCGAAAGATGATTCGTATTTTAATTCTTTTTTAGCTGATTGTAAAATAAGTCGGAAGATAGAATTCAGGGAAGCAACAGATGAGGATTTAAAATATTTAAACTTAGAATGA
- a CDS encoding outer membrane beta-barrel family protein, with product MKTLLTLVACLIACGASFAQKLNTLTGKIVDEKTVPVSFAIVRVLNYPDTTVVKSVSTNIEGTFTIDQLKSGEYILSISIVGFKSKKTDHLSVNGDLKLPTITIESLSKQLQEVSIQGKKPFIEHQIDKTVLNVENSIIATGGTALEVLEKAPGVQIDRQNDKIKLNNKSGVMVMIDGKSNFLSGADVTTLLSNMSSDQIATIELITNPSAKYDAAGNAGIINIKLKRNKAYGTNGTVSLNTGQGIMPDSPSDLFRAGVNLNLNHRQGKWNIFGNGAVARKAQFNNTFLTRTTLSEGLASTLTQNFDRKNKGVGFQGKLGADYYASEKTVFGVMLDANTVNTRLTNFSNTNINAVQNGASNLSYILQDANSSSPVGNLTANFNIKHDFDKKGKGLTFDVDYSGFSNKKDENFLANYLNAGGSSTNKTSLRNNTDAEINVYAARTDFTLPISKTMKIETGLKSSYVVTKNDFISEQLIGGVWQNDLGKSNNFVYKENINAIYGSFSKEWKVWQIQLGLRAEHTHSNGTSVTDQKEVDRNYLSVFPTVFVNQKISENHNIRYSYGRRVDRPNYQQLNPFVFYMDPLAVDQGNPYLKPQFTDNYQISYSYKQASLSLSYSNTRDMITQISKQDDATRVISVIRQNLGRFQNYSADLYFPVKIAKWWNLQNNVSVYYSKFNDGNIEGAAYNAGKAAVNIFTSNSFTLPQNFSIEISAWLNSPRVSGVEQTTIYQGALNAGIQKTLMDKKLKLRLNMDDILLTNHWEGKLVYQNINMNVVNRYTSRRANFSISYNFGNQNVKSARSRNTATDDIKGRAGG from the coding sequence ATGAAAACATTACTTACGCTAGTTGCATGCTTAATAGCATGTGGGGCTTCTTTTGCCCAAAAATTAAATACATTGACGGGGAAAATCGTCGATGAAAAAACTGTTCCGGTATCGTTTGCCATTGTTCGGGTTTTAAATTATCCTGATACCACGGTGGTTAAAAGTGTATCCACCAATATCGAAGGTACTTTTACAATCGACCAGTTAAAAAGTGGCGAGTATATACTGTCGATCTCGATTGTTGGTTTTAAAAGTAAAAAGACGGATCACCTTTCAGTCAATGGTGATTTAAAATTGCCGACCATCACCATCGAAAGTTTAAGCAAACAATTACAAGAAGTGAGCATTCAGGGCAAAAAACCTTTTATTGAACATCAGATTGATAAGACGGTACTGAATGTAGAAAATAGCATTATAGCAACTGGAGGAACAGCTTTAGAAGTATTGGAGAAAGCCCCAGGCGTGCAGATCGACCGCCAAAACGATAAGATTAAACTGAATAACAAAAGCGGTGTAATGGTAATGATTGATGGAAAATCGAATTTCCTCTCTGGTGCTGATGTTACCACTTTGTTGAGTAATATGAGCAGCGATCAGATTGCTACTATCGAACTCATTACCAATCCATCTGCCAAGTACGATGCTGCCGGAAATGCCGGGATCATCAACATCAAACTAAAACGTAATAAGGCTTATGGTACTAATGGTACAGTTTCATTAAACACCGGGCAGGGTATTATGCCCGATTCGCCCAGCGATTTATTCCGCGCTGGTGTAAACCTGAACTTAAACCACAGACAGGGGAAATGGAATATTTTCGGTAATGGTGCTGTGGCACGCAAGGCCCAGTTTAACAATACCTTTTTAACCCGTACCACCTTATCTGAAGGTTTGGCCAGTACACTTACGCAAAATTTCGACCGCAAAAATAAAGGGGTCGGTTTTCAGGGAAAATTAGGCGCAGATTATTATGCTTCTGAGAAAACCGTTTTTGGGGTAATGTTAGATGCCAATACGGTAAATACCAGGCTGACGAACTTTAGCAATACCAATATCAATGCGGTGCAAAATGGTGCTTCTAATCTGAGTTATATTTTGCAGGATGCCAATTCGAGCTCTCCTGTAGGTAATTTAACGGCAAACTTTAACATTAAACACGATTTCGATAAAAAAGGCAAGGGCCTTACTTTCGATGTAGATTATTCGGGTTTCAGCAATAAAAAAGATGAAAATTTTTTAGCCAATTATTTAAATGCAGGTGGCAGTTCGACCAACAAAACCAGTTTAAGAAATAATACGGATGCCGAGATTAACGTGTATGCCGCCAGAACGGATTTCACTTTGCCAATTTCTAAAACAATGAAGATTGAAACCGGTTTAAAAAGCAGCTACGTAGTTACGAAGAACGATTTTATTTCTGAGCAGTTGATTGGTGGGGTGTGGCAAAATGATCTGGGTAAATCGAACAATTTTGTGTACAAAGAAAATATTAACGCCATTTATGGTAGTTTCTCTAAAGAATGGAAGGTGTGGCAGATTCAGCTGGGCTTAAGGGCAGAACATACACACTCTAATGGCACTTCTGTAACTGACCAGAAAGAAGTAGACCGTAATTACCTTTCGGTATTCCCAACTGTTTTTGTAAACCAAAAGATCAGTGAAAACCATAACATCCGTTACTCTTATGGCAGAAGGGTAGACCGTCCGAATTATCAACAGCTTAATCCATTTGTATTTTATATGGATCCTTTGGCGGTTGATCAGGGAAATCCTTATCTGAAGCCTCAGTTTACTGATAATTATCAGATCAGTTACAGTTATAAACAAGCTTCTTTGTCGTTGAGCTATTCGAATACCCGTGATATGATTACACAAATTAGTAAGCAGGATGATGCTACCCGGGTGATCAGTGTAATCCGCCAGAACCTGGGTCGTTTCCAGAACTATTCTGCCGACTTGTATTTTCCGGTAAAGATCGCGAAGTGGTGGAACCTGCAGAACAATGTAAGCGTTTATTACAGCAAATTTAATGACGGTAACATCGAAGGAGCTGCTTATAATGCAGGTAAAGCTGCGGTAAATATTTTTACTTCTAATTCTTTTACCCTGCCTCAAAATTTTAGTATCGAAATTAGTGCATGGCTAAACTCACCAAGGGTTTCAGGAGTAGAACAAACCACCATTTATCAAGGTGCTTTAAATGCCGGAATCCAGAAAACTTTAATGGATAAAAAGCTTAAATTGCGTTTAAACATGGATGATATTTTACTCACCAACCATTGGGAAGGGAAACTGGTTTATCAGAACATTAATATGAACGTAGTGAACCGTTACACCAGCCGAAGGGCAAATTTCAGCATCAGCTACAATTTCGGAAACCAGAATGTGAAATCGGCCCGTTCCAGGAATACAGCTACCGATGATATTAAAGGTAGAGCAGGGGGCTAG
- a CDS encoding AbiH family protein, which yields MNRLIIIGNGFDLAHGLKTSYCDFINNYLTNALNIFAESRFYDDPLLEITHINKHRYYTNIYPVPVTIESVYYSLSQLGPSTNTRVKYKSAILAHSINNTKFGKWVDLENEYFDQLKSLTSNAKQNGDYSSILTLNDQLNFIKLKLHEYLSMIELDLEHFEPSKEIFDLFHEQIDSDDIVLELSSTDISKTLFLNFNYTNTVEKYRGNRNYGASVSNKRVKIPDDINYIHGSLNTPGNPIIFGYGDEYDDDYLLFEKHKQNHLFTHIKSFSYFKTVNYHSLIRFLENDDYQVFIVGHSCGLSDRTMLKEIFEHSKCKSIKIFYYKRQDGSTDFTEKTYDLARHFTSKGEMRKKIVSEPNSKPFPQYTNPSAKK from the coding sequence ATGAATAGATTAATTATAATTGGCAATGGATTCGACCTTGCCCACGGTCTAAAAACGAGCTATTGTGACTTCATTAATAATTACCTCACTAATGCCTTAAATATATTTGCAGAAAGTAGGTTTTACGATGATCCTTTGTTAGAGATCACTCATATTAATAAACATCGTTATTATACTAATATTTATCCAGTTCCAGTTACCATTGAAAGTGTTTATTATTCGCTTAGCCAGTTAGGTCCTTCTACCAATACACGCGTTAAGTATAAAAGTGCAATACTAGCTCATTCAATAAATAATACAAAATTCGGCAAGTGGGTAGATCTTGAAAATGAATATTTTGATCAGTTAAAATCATTAACTTCAAATGCTAAGCAAAACGGAGATTACAGCAGTATCTTAACATTAAATGATCAATTAAATTTCATAAAATTGAAGCTTCACGAATATCTATCGATGATTGAATTAGATCTGGAACATTTTGAGCCGTCCAAAGAAATCTTTGATCTTTTTCATGAACAGATAGATTCGGACGACATTGTATTAGAGTTATCAAGCACTGATATCAGCAAAACACTATTCTTGAATTTCAACTACACAAATACTGTAGAAAAATATAGAGGCAACCGTAATTACGGTGCTTCTGTTAGCAATAAAAGAGTGAAAATACCTGATGATATTAATTACATTCATGGCAGCCTAAATACCCCAGGCAATCCAATAATATTTGGATATGGAGATGAGTATGATGATGATTACTTATTATTTGAAAAACATAAGCAAAATCATCTATTTACGCATATAAAATCATTTTCTTATTTTAAAACTGTAAACTACCATTCTTTGATAAGATTTTTAGAAAATGACGATTACCAAGTATTCATAGTGGGTCACTCTTGCGGGCTATCTGACAGAACCATGTTAAAGGAAATTTTTGAACACAGCAAATGTAAATCTATAAAAATATTTTATTATAAACGTCAAGACGGGTCAACAGATTTTACTGAAAAGACTTATGATTTGGCAAGACATTTTACTAGCAAAGGTGAGATGAGAAAGAAAATTGTTTCAGAACCTAACTCGAAACCCTTTCCTCAATACACGAATCCTTCTGCAAAGAAATAA
- a CDS encoding dihydrofolate reductase family protein: MRKIKIMEHISLDGVMQHENSEDFAHGGWTTPYRSAEGLAAVLETQGTHIDLLLGRKTYDSWTQYWPKAGDNPMANSLNNGKKYVATHRPESLEWGPVEDLGTDIVTRIRDLKLTEGPDLIVYGSSTVVAVLLEQGLVDELVLMVYPVLLGTGKRFFSDTADARELAFVSTKTTPTGVQLNTYRYVGELGS, from the coding sequence ATGAGAAAGATCAAAATAATGGAACACATCTCGCTTGATGGTGTGATGCAGCACGAAAACAGCGAGGATTTTGCACATGGCGGATGGACAACACCTTACCGGAGTGCAGAAGGTTTAGCCGCAGTACTGGAAACTCAGGGTACTCACATCGATCTGCTGTTGGGCCGCAAAACCTACGATAGCTGGACCCAGTACTGGCCAAAAGCAGGCGATAATCCGATGGCAAACAGTTTAAATAATGGCAAAAAGTACGTCGCTACCCATAGGCCCGAGAGCCTCGAATGGGGCCCGGTTGAAGATTTAGGTACAGACATTGTAACGCGTATTCGCGATCTCAAATTAACAGAGGGGCCTGACCTGATTGTGTACGGTAGTTCGACGGTGGTTGCTGTGTTATTGGAACAGGGACTGGTTGACGAGCTTGTGCTAATGGTATACCCGGTATTGCTGGGCACGGGCAAACGTTTCTTTTCGGATACTGCCGATGCACGCGAGCTGGCTTTTGTAAGCACGAAAACTACGCCAACAGGAGTTCAGCTGAACACTTATCGATATGTTGGAGAGCTGGGAAGTTAA
- a CDS encoding DEAD/DEAH box helicase produces MTSYPEEIKFISSWRKYQQRVLDQLDDYIANRHLHIIAPPGSGKTVLGLEVAIRLNKPTLILAPTIAIRNQWIQRFCDLFLQVETVPDWISKDIRNPKFMTVVTFQGLHAACNNLPVQEEEIDEEEEEETIKSSNPNLDNIVKRLKLQNINTIVVDEAHHLKNEWWQTLTKVKEKLDPIIVGLTATPPYDVTPTEWLRYIEFNGPVDAEISVPELVIEGDLCPHQDYVHFTFPTAAENENIIKFRADIELLFHEIKHDETLIKAIEDHPIWVHPTEHLEWIYTNLSCYSACLIFLHANGREIHQLHIKVVGDQKLEIPPLDYNWLETLLDFYLFQEKERFKAFDEHRKQLESKLRRCGAMEKRQINFSNNKRITSFLTSSISKLSGISSIVDFEFKHLGHHLRMVILSDYIRKEFYINSTENQLELTKMGVIPIFEKLRRENTTNKK; encoded by the coding sequence TTGACCTCCTATCCTGAAGAAATAAAATTTATATCCAGTTGGCGAAAGTATCAGCAACGGGTTCTCGATCAATTAGATGATTACATTGCCAATCGGCACCTACATATTATTGCGCCACCGGGTTCGGGTAAAACGGTTTTGGGGCTCGAAGTAGCTATCCGCTTAAACAAACCAACATTGATCCTCGCCCCTACCATTGCCATACGAAACCAATGGATACAACGTTTCTGTGATCTTTTTCTTCAGGTTGAAACCGTGCCAGACTGGATTTCGAAAGATATCAGGAACCCCAAATTTATGACTGTGGTTACTTTCCAGGGTCTCCATGCGGCCTGTAACAATTTACCTGTGCAGGAAGAAGAAATTGATGAAGAAGAAGAGGAAGAAACGATAAAATCATCTAATCCTAATCTTGATAATATAGTAAAGAGATTAAAATTGCAGAACATTAACACGATCGTAGTGGATGAAGCCCATCACTTAAAAAATGAGTGGTGGCAAACCTTAACCAAAGTAAAAGAAAAACTCGATCCAATTATTGTTGGCTTAACCGCCACGCCACCGTACGATGTTACACCAACTGAATGGTTACGCTATATCGAATTTAATGGTCCGGTTGATGCCGAAATATCAGTACCCGAATTGGTGATTGAGGGCGACTTATGCCCACATCAGGACTATGTCCATTTTACCTTTCCAACCGCGGCAGAAAATGAAAACATCATCAAATTCAGGGCAGATATCGAATTGCTGTTTCATGAAATTAAGCATGATGAAACGCTTATAAAAGCCATCGAAGATCATCCCATCTGGGTACATCCAACCGAACATCTCGAATGGATCTATACTAATCTTTCTTGCTATTCGGCCTGTTTAATTTTTCTTCATGCCAATGGCAGGGAAATCCATCAGCTCCATATCAAAGTGGTGGGCGATCAAAAATTAGAAATCCCACCATTGGATTACAATTGGCTGGAAACACTTTTAGATTTCTATTTATTTCAGGAAAAGGAACGTTTCAAGGCATTCGACGAACATCGGAAGCAACTGGAATCAAAGTTGAGGCGATGTGGTGCTATGGAGAAAAGACAGATCAATTTCTCTAACAATAAACGGATTACAAGCTTTTTAACTTCAAGCATAAGCAAACTCAGTGGAATTAGCAGCATTGTAGATTTCGAGTTTAAGCACTTAGGCCATCATTTAAGAATGGTCATCCTATCTGATTATATCCGCAAAGAATTCTATATCAACTCAACAGAGAATCAGCTCGAATTAACCAAAATGGGTGTAATTCCTATTTTCGAAAAACTAAGACGCGAAAACACAACCAATAAAAAATAG
- a CDS encoding FISUMP domain-containing protein, with protein sequence MKINKLLLMAPLLVLLATASTVMAQVKKSPAKAAVPVKTKYGALAIDRSNGFYYGFSFDQPNLAEAEKRAVDECNKRGGSCSIVLTYSGTGCAAYRTINGNVGTAFGWGIAKTKEEADAIATKECLKRSGGIQPTNFVWSCNAAQAAQLKEIYNASPEITGPVKIGNQVWTSTNLNVSTYRNGEQIYYAANQKEWEKVSREKIPAYCYLNFDSSNEKKYGKLYNFYAVTDRRGLAPAGWHVPSSNEFLTLIAALGGEKVAGKKMRGTTGWDIKDSYKFAHGNGDNSSGLNLLTNGSAGGDEYGGGQSFKYGVWLSYWWSSTTKSSGDSFAYYLDFNKYSEPRVTDYSKTTGAAVRLVKD encoded by the coding sequence ATGAAAATAAACAAACTCCTACTAATGGCACCATTGCTTGTGCTATTGGCAACGGCATCTACTGTGATGGCGCAGGTAAAAAAATCGCCAGCCAAAGCGGCGGTTCCGGTTAAAACCAAATACGGCGCTTTAGCTATAGACCGATCTAATGGTTTTTATTATGGTTTTTCATTCGATCAGCCAAACTTGGCAGAAGCCGAGAAAAGAGCGGTTGACGAATGCAATAAACGTGGCGGATCTTGTAGCATTGTACTCACCTATTCGGGCACAGGTTGTGCAGCCTACCGCACCATAAATGGCAATGTAGGCACCGCATTTGGCTGGGGCATAGCAAAAACCAAAGAAGAGGCTGATGCAATAGCTACAAAAGAGTGTTTAAAAAGAAGCGGCGGCATACAACCTACCAACTTTGTTTGGAGCTGTAATGCAGCACAAGCGGCGCAGTTAAAAGAAATATACAATGCCTCACCTGAAATTACAGGTCCGGTAAAAATTGGCAACCAGGTGTGGACAAGTACCAATTTAAACGTGAGCACCTATAGAAACGGCGAGCAGATTTATTACGCGGCCAACCAAAAAGAATGGGAAAAAGTAAGCAGAGAAAAAATTCCGGCTTATTGTTATCTTAATTTCGATAGCAGTAATGAAAAGAAATACGGAAAGCTTTATAACTTTTATGCAGTTACCGATCGTCGTGGATTAGCACCAGCTGGTTGGCATGTACCTAGCAGCAATGAATTTTTAACACTTATTGCAGCTTTAGGTGGGGAAAAGGTAGCCGGTAAAAAAATGCGTGGAACTACCGGTTGGGACATAAAGGATTCGTACAAATTTGCGCATGGCAATGGCGATAACTCATCAGGTCTCAATTTACTGACCAATGGCAGTGCAGGTGGTGATGAATATGGCGGTGGCCAATCATTCAAATATGGCGTATGGTTAAGCTATTGGTGGTCGAGCACGACCAAATCAAGCGGCGACAGCTTTGCCTACTATCTTGATTTTAACAAATACAGCGAACCGCGTGTAACCGATTATAGTAAAACCACTGGCGCCGCGGTAAGGTTAGTGAAAGATTAA